The following DNA comes from Rhinolophus sinicus isolate RSC01 linkage group LG06, ASM3656204v1, whole genome shotgun sequence.
CCTCCGACAGCTACTTCTAGGGTGGTCCGAGGTCCGGAGAAAGCCGACCTGGCCGGTCCCCCGCGACAGGGTGGTGGAGAAGAAGTAGGGAGGGGTCGCCCGCGGAGGCTGGCGAGGCCGCGAGGGCCGAGGCTCACCGACGCAGGCCCAGGGTCCTCGCGCGCCCAAAATGAACCTGCTTCTTCTGTTTGTTCTGTTCCTCGCCAGATACTGGGAGGATTTCCACAGCTGCACGGTCACAGCCCTTACGGATTGCCAGGAAGGGGCGAAAGATATGTGGGATAAActgagaaaagaatccaaaaacctCAACATCCAAGGCAGCTTATTCGAACTCTGCGGCAGCGGCAACGGGGCGGCAGGGTCCCTGCTCCCGGCGCTCCCAGTGCTCCTGGCGTCTCTCTCGGCAGCTTTAGCGACCTGGCTTTCTTTCTGAGCGCAGGGCCGGCTCCCCCCGCGCGCCCACCCACACTCACTCCATGCTCCCGGAAATCGAGAGGATGATCCATTCGTTCTTTGGGGACGTTGTGATTCTCTGTGATGCTGAAAACACTCATATAGGATTGTGGGAAATCCtgattctcttttttatttcgtttgatttcttgtgttttatttgcCAAATGTTACCAGTCAGTGAGCAAGCAAGCACAGCCAAAATCGGACCTCAGCTTTAGTCTGTCTgcacataaaaataagaaaacggCAAAtccaccccattttttttttaattttttttttggcaaaagaaTCTCAGGAACGGCCCTGGGCCACCTAATATACTAATCATGTTAATACATGACAAATGATGTGCTCCTCctaaaggaaagaggagaggagaaggccaGGGGAATGAATTCAAGAGAGATGTCCACGAGGGAAGCATATGGTGAATAATTCACGCTCACGTCTTTCTTCCACAGTATCTTGTTTTGATCATTTCCACTGCACATTTCtcctcaagaaaaatgaaaggacagatTGTTGGCTTTGTGTTTTAAGGATAGGCGGGAGAGAGGGAAAGGTTGGGGAAATCTCGGGTTAGAGGTAAAGGCTGCGAGAAATGCTGCTAAAGTCACTGAGAGGTTCAGCTTTACCTACTGTTATTGATGCATCTTTCCAAGTCCActgcctttcttttccctcctctcttgTTTTAGCTGTTACACATACGGTAATACCTGAATATCCAACGGAATAGATCACAAGGGGGGCAATGTTAAATGTTAAtctaaaatatagttaaaaaaagattttgacaTAAACAgccttgattttaaaaaagagagagatgtaatttaaaaagtttattataaattaaactcaGCAAAAAACGATTTGCTACAAAGTATagagaagtataaaataaaagttattgtttGAAATGGGGGTGTCGTCTGTTTCCTGCCCCAAGCCTGCTTTCTTGGCCGAGTTCTCAGGGGTACCTGAAGGGACACATGATGCCAGGTGACAAATTCACCTGCTCACACGCCACTTGATAACCTACTCATCTTCAAGCCGACTCTCCTCAACTAGGACACTTAGCCATTTCCCTGAAATTCTGtttcctgaaagaaaagaaagaggaagttgttgtcgttgttgttgttgttggttgtggtggtggtggtgtgtgtgtgtgtgtgtgtgtgtgtgtgtgtgtgtgtttaataaacTAAAAAGCAGAGGTCCTTTCTAGGTGAGGTTTAGGGGAACTGGGCTTGTGCTCAGCTGAGGAAGCACACGATTGCCAGTAGCCGGCCCGCGACCCCTGCCCCAGGCGGGTCAGAGCCCTAACCACCGTCCCTGCAGACCGAGCCCTAACCACGACTCGCCTCTTCCTCTGCGGTGGCCGGAGGCAGCTTGCGAAGGAACCGCCATTAAGGGCTCTAGCAGAGGGGCCGAGAGGCTGTGGTCCCTGGCAGGGATCAGGTGAATCCTTTCATAATTAATAAGACAGCTCAGCCGAAATGGCGAGGAGACGGGGCCCTATTGATCTGGCAGTCGAGCTGCTTCCACCTGTCTTATTTATAGGCCCCGCATGGCCTTACGGAGAAGTAAACATTTGAGAGTAAACACCACCAGAGGAGACCAGCGTCCAGGGCCGCAGGACTCGAgcaggctggaggagggagagctGAATGTAGGTTTCTGGGTTTAAAGAAATCGAAATCTGATTTCTTGGAGAAGCTGCGGGTGGGAAGGAGCTGCGGAGGCCcccgggctgggggtggggacggaTAAAGGGAGGCTGAGAAGCCTTCAGGGGTTTCCCAAGCCGCGGAGCCCGCCGGGCGCTGCCTAGAAGGGTGCGCGGGGGCCCTGAAATGCAATGTGTAAACAATCGTTAGAGTAACAGTTCATAAATCAAACCCGGTAGGTCGCTGCCCAATCTGCATTCCCCCCTCGGATTAAATTCCAGCAACACATGCGTCCCTGCGCCCGGAGCGCTAGGAGCTGCCCAGATTCTTAATGGCAGCATATATTACCGCGGCCAGTTCACGCACGCGCTGCGCCCCGCCACTCCCGGGAATAGCTTCACTCACTACCCCCTTCCTCCGTGGATCCCCGATTCTCAGTCAAAGCCAAGCGACATTCTCGGTGCCTGCGTGGAGTGGTCACCCACCGGGGAACGCTTAGTTGCTAGAGAAAATAGAGTTTGGTTTTGCCCATTTTgtctcaaatattattttctaagtatAAATAGGATGGTTCTAATCCGAGCTCAACCCCtggaattcaaattaaaatatctcAGCCTATTTTAAATACGAATCTATCTAATGAGGGGGCGGAGATAGAGGAGCGAGAGGGAGGGTCTTTTTTGCCTGAATAGCGCACCGCCTCCGATCGATATCCTTCCCTCCGCAAACCCCGCGAAACAGTGCGCTTAACTGGGCGCCTTGCTCGAGGAAAGAAAACGCTCGCGTGGTTCCTCCAGGCTctgcggggggcagggggggaaaGACCGCCGCGAATCACCGAGGACGCCTAGTCCCTCGCTGCGTGGGCTTCCCACCTAGACCTGAATCTCTTTCCAGATCTGGGAGGAAGCGAGGCGGAGCCAAGGTGCTGAGGCGACGAGGGGGCGGGGATTGGGAGCTCCCGCTTGTTTGCTCTCCCTACTGGCTCTTTCTCTGGGAACCCCATCCTCCTGCGGCCCCCACCGCCTGCCGGAAGGAAGCCCCAGAGAAAAGGCACCCCGCCTCCGGGTCCTCCCACGCCCCCACTCCACCCAGTCCCAGATCGCCCGGGGGAGCCTCGAGAAAGCTTGGCGCTGTGTTTGGGGCTCCCTTGCCCTGTCCTAGGCGGGAGACCACGCTCACGTGCGCTTGGAGAGAGCCCCTGGAACGCAGGGCAGGCAGTGTCAGGAAAAGCAGGCTGCCGCTTCTGGCTCGTTAGAGAACATTTCTTCTCGTTGTGGTGATTGTTTAGATTATTATCGCGTCGTCTTCGACTCTAATTTGCTGTTTAATCATGATGACATCTCCATATGTTAGTTGATGTTATTGTTTTTAAGCAGCAACACTGTAAGCCCTGTTTCCAGGTCGGGAAGATATTAACCAGGGTGAGCATGTCCCATCActgaggtgggggtaggggggcagGTGTCAGGCACCAGGGAGATCAGCAAACCTACCTCCGCCCGGTGTCAGAGCAGTCTCCAGCTCTGCCCAACGCTTTCCACGTGGCCCACTCGCGCCGGCTTCAGCCCCCTGAGTTCCTATTGGGCAAAAGGGCCCTCATTTTCTCCATACCCGACCTGAGTAGATTAGAGACACAGAAATTCACGTAAGCGTGGTGATTGGTTATCTTCACGAAATTGCCAGAGGCCAGCTCCAGAGCTCCTGGCTCAGCCAAAGAACTCCTTGAGAGGGGAACtgacagggaaggaggaaacaggTGTAGAAAATGGGGGATGCagagaaatggggggggggaacagatccagaagtagaattagcggaggggagaaagggaggcgACCATCTTAAACACAGAAGCAGATGATGGAGAAACCGAGAGCTGGAGATGATAGAGCTGTGAACAAGAGATGGAGGATAGAGATGAAATTGGGACTTATTTTTATTCAGGACGCTCAGAGAAGCAAATGAACATAGGACCACCACATAGATTCTCTTTCTGTGGGTCCACAGAGCCTTTCATTCCAGCCTGAGCCTCAAGGGCTGGGGTCACAGGAGTCTCGGCACCTTGGGGCTGAGCAGAGCTAGCTGAAGGGAGACAAACCAGATGGATGGGGCAAAAATGGAGACTTTCCCCTGTTCTCCTGAAACTCCCTCAAGTCCCAGCAGAGCTGCTTCTAGGAAGGCCTTCAACCAGTCTCTCCGTTTCCCACTGCGCAGTACACACAAGGCTCTGCACCCTGGCAGGGCCAGGCTGAGCGCTGGTGGTTCCAGAGGGGTCCACTCTCTGGAACAGCCTACGGCCCTGTCCCGTGGGACGGGAGGGAAGGTTCACTACCCCATTGCTACTTCCTCCCCTCCCGGACACCCACCAAAGGAAATCAAAGCGttgcttctcctccccctccccaccacccagcTTGCcccaaatgttaaaatg
Coding sequences within:
- the NRN1 gene encoding neuritin; the protein is MGLKLNGRYISLILAVQIAYLVQAVRAAGKCDAVFKGFSDCLLKLGDNMANYPQGLDDKTNIKTVCTYWEDFHSCTVTALTDCQEGAKDMWDKLRKESKNLNIQGSLFELCGSGNGAAGSLLPALPVLLASLSAALATWLSF